A single genomic interval of Pseudomonadota bacterium harbors:
- a CDS encoding alcohol dehydrogenase family protein yields the protein MRAVVTTGNGGYDKLDYREVPMPKARTGEVLLRVRAAGVNNTEVNTRLGWYSSSVTGSTAGLRDAEERPEVEDGGWNERTPFPLIQGTDCCGDVVQLGEGVSHLAPGQRVLVRACMRRDGYGSLENIWMASDFDGAFAEFVTVPASEVFAVDCDWSDAELATIPCAYGTAENMVHRAGVCVDDRVLVTGASGGVGSALVQLCKRRGAEVIAVAGRDKLDAVRELGADTAVARGTDLVAALGESSVTVAIDNVAGDGVGPILKLLRRGGRYATSGAIAGPLVTVDMRDLYLKDLNLIGCTAWDEPVFPNLVGYIERGEIRPLVAATFPLADIATAQRQFADKTFVGNFVLMP from the coding sequence ATGCGTGCGGTCGTGACTACCGGCAACGGCGGTTATGACAAGCTTGACTACCGCGAGGTGCCGATGCCGAAGGCGCGCACCGGCGAGGTGCTTCTCCGGGTGCGTGCGGCCGGCGTGAACAACACCGAGGTCAACACCCGGCTCGGCTGGTACTCGTCGTCGGTCACGGGCAGCACGGCGGGCTTGAGAGACGCCGAAGAGCGGCCCGAGGTCGAGGACGGCGGGTGGAACGAGCGCACGCCGTTTCCGCTGATCCAGGGCACCGATTGCTGTGGGGACGTGGTGCAGCTCGGAGAGGGCGTCTCGCACCTCGCGCCGGGGCAACGCGTGCTGGTGCGGGCGTGCATGCGTCGCGACGGTTACGGGTCACTGGAGAACATCTGGATGGCGTCGGATTTCGACGGCGCCTTTGCCGAGTTCGTCACTGTGCCAGCGAGTGAAGTCTTTGCGGTGGACTGTGACTGGTCGGATGCCGAACTGGCCACCATTCCCTGTGCTTACGGCACGGCCGAGAACATGGTCCACCGCGCCGGGGTCTGCGTCGATGACCGTGTGCTGGTGACCGGGGCGTCGGGCGGCGTCGGTTCGGCGCTCGTGCAACTGTGCAAACGGCGGGGTGCCGAGGTGATCGCGGTGGCCGGCCGGGACAAGCTCGATGCCGTTCGCGAGCTCGGTGCCGACACGGCCGTGGCACGCGGCACCGACCTCGTCGCCGCGTTGGGGGAATCGTCGGTGACTGTAGCAATCGACAACGTGGCCGGCGACGGTGTCGGTCCGATCCTCAAGCTGTTGCGGCGCGGTGGGCGCTACGCCACCAGCGGCGCCATTGCCGGCCCGCTCGTGACCGTGGACATGCGCGACCTCTACCTCAAGGACCTCAACCTGATCGGCTGCACCGCGTGGGACGAGCCGGTGTTCCCGAACCTGGTCGGCTACATCGAACGCGGTGAAATCCGACCCCTGGTCGCCGCCACGTTTCCGCTCGCCGACATCGCAACGGCACAGCGGCAGTTTGCAGACAAGACCTTTGTCGGCAACTTCGTTCTGATGCCCTGA
- a CDS encoding histone deacetylase family protein — MQAVFDRRQQQHDPQRFVRLGQLGESPEQPERAERLLAALERATIPVRVPDDHGITPIAQVHSPLYLHFLETIHARWVDLPGASDEVLPNVHPRDRSERYPASPIGQAGYHQADTACPIGAHTWSAAYWSAQTALTAASALQRNAGPQYALCRPPGHHACAEQAGGFCFLNNAAIAAQHLLLQGARPAVLDVDVHHGNGTQQIFYQRDDVLTVSLHADPMHFYPFFVGHRSETGAGRGVGYNINLPMPLGSDDTTFIQTLDAACDHIARFGADVLVVALGLDAHESDPLRGLAVTTSGFSRIGARIGRAGLPTVFIQEGGYLSEHLSGNLEAVLTGFTNS; from the coding sequence ATGCAAGCCGTTTTCGATCGTCGCCAGCAACAGCACGACCCGCAACGCTTTGTGCGATTGGGCCAACTCGGCGAAAGCCCTGAACAACCCGAGCGCGCCGAGCGCTTGCTGGCCGCGCTGGAGCGGGCCACCATCCCGGTGCGGGTGCCGGACGACCACGGCATCACACCGATCGCGCAGGTCCACAGCCCGCTCTACCTGCACTTTCTCGAAACCATCCACGCGCGCTGGGTCGACCTGCCGGGCGCCTCGGACGAAGTGTTGCCCAACGTCCACCCGCGCGATCGCAGCGAGCGCTATCCGGCGTCACCCATCGGGCAAGCGGGCTATCACCAGGCCGACACCGCCTGCCCGATCGGCGCGCACACGTGGTCGGCGGCCTACTGGTCCGCGCAAACCGCCCTGACCGCCGCCAGCGCATTGCAGCGCAACGCCGGACCGCAGTACGCGCTGTGCCGCCCACCTGGCCACCACGCCTGCGCCGAGCAAGCGGGCGGGTTCTGTTTCCTCAACAACGCAGCGATAGCGGCACAACACCTGTTGCTGCAGGGCGCGCGGCCCGCGGTGTTGGACGTCGATGTCCACCACGGCAACGGCACGCAGCAGATCTTCTACCAGCGCGACGACGTGCTGACCGTGTCGCTGCACGCCGACCCGATGCATTTTTACCCGTTTTTCGTCGGCCACCGGAGCGAGACCGGCGCAGGGCGGGGTGTCGGGTACAACATCAACTTGCCGATGCCGCTCGGCAGCGACGACACCACCTTCATCCAGACGCTCGACGCGGCGTGCGATCACATCGCCCGCTTCGGTGCCGATGTGCTGGTGGTGGCCTTGGGTCTCGATGCTCACGAGAGCGATCCCTTGCGCGGGCTCGCAGTGACCACATCGGGGTTTTCGCGGATCGGCGCCCGCATCGGCCGCGCAGGCTTGCCCACGGTCTTCATCCAGGAGGGCGGGTACCTCTCGGAACACCTCAGCGGAAACCTTGAAGCAGTGCTGACCGGGTTCACCAACAGTTAG
- a CDS encoding tRNA-binding protein encodes MSDAPLQFDEFLRVELRVGTVRQAEPFPEARKPAFILHVDFGEAIGIRKSSAQITDLYIPEELVGKQVLAVVNFPPKQIGPLMSECLVTGFYNADGQVVLAVPDQPLQNGARLA; translated from the coding sequence GTGAGCGACGCACCGCTGCAGTTCGACGAGTTTCTGCGGGTCGAGCTGCGGGTCGGTACCGTCCGGCAGGCAGAGCCTTTTCCGGAGGCGCGCAAGCCGGCGTTCATCCTGCACGTCGATTTTGGCGAGGCCATCGGCATACGGAAATCGAGTGCCCAGATCACCGACCTCTACATACCCGAGGAACTGGTGGGCAAACAAGTGCTCGCGGTGGTCAATTTCCCACCGAAACAGATCGGGCCACTGATGTCGGAATGCCTCGTGACCGGTTTCTACAACGCCGACGGCCAGGTGGTGCTGGCGGTGCCGGACCAACCGCTGCAGAACGGCGCGCGCCTCGCCTGA
- the nagA gene encoding N-acetylglucosamine-6-phosphate deacetylase yields the protein MLRVAVPTRLTLPFCRTKVGVPEVSTTGYRGGVVFDGVSLRPECDLLVGDGRVLALARGAARGADRVVDLDGDLLSPGLIDLQVNGGGGVMFNDMPSAAGLRRMVAAHAPLGTATLLPTLITDTPDTVLAAISAVETAVADGETAVAGLHLEGPHLSVARCGAHDPALVRTMTPADLAVLIEARRRLPALWVTVAPESVSLEQVGALIRAGVTVSLGHTDADCDTCRAYFDAGVSVTTHLFNAMRQLGSREPGLVGAVLAHASVSAGLIADGVHVHPTSLRVAWQAMQPAGRAFLVSDAMACAGSELQSFALGARTVHRAAGRLTLDDGTLAGADLDLPRALRVLVERVGVPLDQALRAATSTPADLLRLGAGHGRLAVGQPARLIRFDSALHFKGWP from the coding sequence ATGCTGCGCGTTGCCGTGCCGACACGGCTGACGCTGCCGTTTTGCCGAACGAAGGTCGGGGTGCCTGAGGTGTCGACGACGGGGTACCGGGGCGGCGTGGTGTTCGACGGCGTGTCGCTCCGACCGGAGTGCGACCTGCTGGTGGGCGACGGCCGGGTGCTGGCCTTGGCGCGGGGTGCGGCCCGTGGCGCCGACAGGGTTGTCGACCTCGACGGCGACCTGCTGTCCCCGGGCCTGATCGATCTTCAGGTCAACGGCGGTGGGGGCGTGATGTTCAACGACATGCCGAGTGCCGCCGGGCTGCGCCGCATGGTCGCGGCGCACGCGCCGCTCGGCACGGCAACGCTGCTGCCCACCCTGATCACCGACACCCCCGACACCGTGCTGGCGGCAATCAGCGCAGTTGAAACGGCGGTGGCAGACGGGGAGACAGCCGTCGCGGGCTTGCATTTGGAGGGTCCGCACCTCTCGGTGGCGCGTTGTGGTGCACATGACCCGGCTCTCGTACGCACCATGACGCCTGCAGACCTCGCGGTGCTGATTGAGGCGCGCCGGCGGTTGCCCGCGTTGTGGGTGACTGTGGCCCCGGAGTCCGTGTCGCTCGAGCAGGTCGGCGCCCTGATCCGTGCGGGAGTCACGGTGTCGCTGGGTCACACCGACGCCGACTGTGACACGTGTCGAGCGTATTTCGACGCTGGCGTCAGTGTCACCACCCATTTGTTCAACGCGATGCGGCAGCTCGGCAGCCGGGAGCCTGGCCTGGTGGGCGCGGTGCTCGCTCACGCCTCGGTGTCGGCAGGCCTGATCGCCGACGGCGTGCACGTGCACCCGACCAGCCTGCGTGTCGCCTGGCAGGCCATGCAGCCGGCGGGGCGCGCGTTTCTGGTCAGCGATGCGATGGCCTGCGCCGGCAGCGAGCTCCAGTCGTTTGCGTTGGGCGCGCGAACCGTGCACCGTGCAGCCGGTCGGCTGACACTCGACGACGGTACCCTCGCTGGTGCCGACCTCGACCTGCCGCGTGCGCTGCGTGTTCTGGTCGAGCGGGTGGGTGTGCCACTCGACCAGGCACTGCGGGCCGCGACGTCGACGCCGGCCGACCTGTTGCGCCTGGGTGCGGGTCATGGCCGTCTCGCCGTGGGTCAGCCCGCCCGCCTGATCCGCTTTGATTCGGCCTTGCATTTCAAGGGGTGGCCATGA
- a CDS encoding pyridoxamine 5'-phosphate oxidase family protein, protein MSYTVESLDELAALYGEPLATSVNKESPVINAAYQQLLEAAPFVAVASSGPGGLDCSPRGDGPGFVQIADERTLLLPDRRGNNRLDTLRNLVEDPRVALLFLIPGVHLSLRVNGRAALSTDPALLARFEVNGKTPTTVMVVSVDTLYFQCARALKRAQLWSLSSQRDPAELPSAGTLAQSVMSDFDGAGYDASLEARQARTLY, encoded by the coding sequence ATGTCATACACGGTCGAGAGCCTGGACGAGCTGGCGGCGCTGTACGGCGAGCCGCTCGCCACCAGTGTCAACAAGGAGTCGCCGGTGATCAACGCAGCGTACCAACAGCTGCTCGAGGCCGCGCCCTTTGTCGCCGTGGCGAGCAGTGGACCGGGCGGGCTGGACTGTTCGCCGCGCGGCGACGGGCCGGGCTTCGTGCAGATCGCCGACGAACGCACGTTGCTGCTGCCCGACCGCCGCGGCAACAACCGCCTCGACACGCTGCGCAATCTGGTTGAGGACCCCCGCGTGGCGCTGCTCTTCCTGATCCCCGGTGTCCACCTGAGTCTCCGCGTCAACGGCCGCGCCGCGTTGTCGACCGACCCGGCGCTGCTTGCGCGTTTCGAGGTCAACGGCAAGACGCCGACCACGGTCATGGTGGTGTCAGTCGACACCCTCTACTTCCAGTGTGCGCGTGCGCTCAAGCGGGCGCAGCTCTGGTCCCTGTCGAGCCAGCGCGACCCCGCCGAGCTGCCGAGCGCCGGCACGCTGGCCCAGTCCGTCATGTCCGACTTCGATGGGGCGGGCTACGACGCGTCGCTCGAGGCACGCCAGGCGAGGACGCTGTATTGA
- a CDS encoding DUF1330 domain-containing protein produces the protein MSQPVYALNLFNVANKDEYLAYSRRSVEAVGAHGGALVALGKFRESAQGDLAPRTVMIVVEWASLEAFHGYCSDPALADLHQHRVDGTSDYIWHLFDKLEDLRPLLK, from the coding sequence ATGTCGCAGCCCGTGTACGCGCTCAACCTGTTCAACGTCGCCAACAAGGACGAGTACCTGGCTTACTCGCGCCGGTCGGTCGAGGCCGTGGGCGCGCACGGCGGCGCGTTGGTGGCACTCGGCAAGTTTCGCGAGAGCGCGCAGGGCGATCTCGCGCCGCGCACGGTGATGATCGTGGTCGAGTGGGCCTCGCTCGAGGCCTTTCACGGCTACTGCAGTGACCCCGCATTGGCGGATTTGCACCAACACCGTGTCGACGGCACCAGCGACTACATCTGGCACCTTTTTGACAAACTCGAGGACCTTCGACCGTTGCTGAAGTGA
- a CDS encoding Xaa-Pro peptidase family protein codes for MTDARLQPLLDALATHGLDAAAFVPGPNFVSLFGRDFHLMERPLVVVVAASGEAVAIVPDLEMGSFAALDFPGEVIPWRDQDGYEHAFDALADSLPALHNTDRLGIESQRMRAFEHMALQRVYPQATLVDAHGAISSMRVRKTAEQIEHLREAIRRSEHALEVVLRHVRAGMTEKMIESMLINALVEAGCDGLSFNPIVAAAGNAAEPHAHARDDYRIQAGDPLLIDFGGRYQGYNADITRTFFVERASDEHRAIYNAVLNANLAGIAAAVPGATAHDIDDAATASLEATPYADLIVHKTGHGLGLDVHEAPQIMRGNHHTLEPGTVFTVEPGLYRTNDVGVRIEDDVVITASGCEVLTRFPKTLQIVGAPS; via the coding sequence ATGACCGATGCCCGCCTGCAGCCGTTGTTGGACGCGCTGGCAACACACGGGCTCGACGCAGCCGCGTTTGTGCCGGGCCCCAACTTCGTCTCGCTGTTCGGTCGTGATTTTCACCTGATGGAACGTCCGCTGGTCGTCGTTGTCGCGGCGTCCGGCGAGGCCGTCGCCATCGTGCCGGACCTCGAGATGGGCAGTTTCGCTGCGCTGGATTTTCCGGGCGAGGTCATCCCCTGGCGCGATCAGGACGGCTACGAGCACGCCTTCGACGCGCTGGCCGACAGCCTGCCGGCACTGCACAACACAGACCGCCTCGGCATCGAATCCCAGCGCATGCGCGCCTTTGAACACATGGCTTTGCAACGCGTCTACCCGCAAGCCACGCTGGTGGATGCGCACGGCGCCATCTCCTCGATGCGGGTGCGCAAGACGGCTGAGCAGATCGAGCATCTGCGCGAGGCGATTCGCCGTTCGGAGCATGCACTGGAGGTCGTGTTGCGCCACGTGCGCGCGGGCATGACCGAGAAGATGATCGAGTCGATGCTCATCAACGCGCTGGTCGAAGCCGGCTGCGATGGACTGTCCTTCAACCCGATCGTCGCCGCGGCCGGCAACGCCGCCGAACCGCACGCACACGCGCGTGACGACTACCGCATTCAGGCCGGCGACCCGTTGCTGATCGATTTCGGTGGCCGGTACCAGGGCTACAACGCCGACATCACACGCACCTTTTTTGTCGAGCGCGCGAGCGACGAACACCGCGCCATCTACAACGCCGTGCTCAACGCCAACCTCGCGGGCATCGCTGCGGCCGTACCGGGTGCGACCGCACACGACATCGACGACGCCGCAACAGCGTCACTCGAGGCCACGCCCTACGCCGACCTGATCGTGCACAAGACCGGGCACGGCCTCGGGCTCGATGTGCACGAGGCGCCGCAGATCATGCGCGGCAACCACCACACGCTCGAGCCGGGCACGGTGTTCACCGTCGAGCCGGGCTTGTATCGCACAAATGATGTCGGCGTGCGCATCGAGGACGACGTCGTGATCACCGCGTCGGGTTGCGAGGTGCTGACGCGGTTTCCGAAGACCCTGCAGATCGTCGGCGCTCCGTCGTGA
- a CDS encoding GNAT family N-acetyltransferase yields the protein MITIRTAVDSDLDTLRGFEQQLIDVERAFDRDLKAAGVRYYDLESLLAGADSEVAVAVAVEGETVLACGYVQLRDAKAFYTHARVGYIGFLFVVPSARGHGLVRRVIDALCDWTRAQGVEHVELGVYSENAAAIAAYERAGFAAISTTMIKAI from the coding sequence ATGATCACGATTCGAACTGCCGTTGACAGCGATCTCGACACCTTGCGGGGCTTCGAGCAACAGCTGATCGACGTCGAACGCGCGTTCGACCGAGACCTCAAGGCGGCCGGCGTGCGCTACTACGACCTCGAGTCGTTGCTCGCGGGGGCCGACAGTGAAGTGGCGGTGGCGGTGGCGGTGGAGGGCGAGACCGTGCTCGCCTGCGGCTACGTGCAGTTGCGCGACGCCAAGGCGTTCTACACCCACGCCCGCGTCGGCTACATCGGCTTCCTGTTCGTGGTGCCGTCAGCGCGCGGCCACGGTCTGGTCCGGCGCGTGATTGATGCGCTGTGCGACTGGACACGGGCACAGGGTGTTGAACACGTCGAGCTCGGCGTCTACAGCGAGAACGCCGCGGCGATTGCGGCCTACGAGCGCGCCGGCTTCGCGGCCATTTCGACCACGATGATCAAGGCGATTTGA
- a CDS encoding ABC transporter substrate-binding protein produces the protein MRATLIAVLCLLVCSVARAAERAVESLPFAVEAHAYLPATPTTAVLDIVSSADLALFGTVLDGFQARSPGVAINYFQVSSLEANKAATANAGIDLVISSAMDLQTKLANDGAAQPWRSAATTRLPAWARWRDRVIAFTEEPIVIVLSHSAFAGDLPRTRSEIMNRLREQRPRFRTRLITYDLAASGLAYLLATQDTRHGGTFWGLTELMGALDSQFVCCSGQMIDAILSGEADIAYNVIGSYARQRLSALPADHPGFVILEPEDYTLLMLRSALIPITADAAAAAGRFIDFLLSDTGRVHLRDDAGLPPLPTRQDTRAPSSRPIKLGPGLLVFLDRLKKRRFLQTWQDATQRQNEVRSD, from the coding sequence ATGAGAGCCACACTGATCGCCGTGCTCTGCCTGCTGGTGTGCAGCGTGGCACGCGCAGCCGAACGCGCCGTAGAGAGCCTGCCCTTCGCGGTCGAAGCCCACGCCTACCTGCCCGCAACCCCGACCACAGCGGTGTTGGACATTGTCAGCTCGGCCGACCTGGCCCTGTTTGGCACGGTGCTCGACGGGTTTCAGGCGCGGTCACCCGGCGTCGCGATCAACTACTTCCAGGTGTCGAGCCTCGAGGCCAACAAGGCCGCCACCGCAAACGCCGGCATCGATCTCGTGATCAGCTCGGCCATGGACCTGCAGACCAAGCTTGCCAATGACGGTGCGGCGCAGCCCTGGCGCTCGGCCGCAACGACCCGCCTGCCCGCCTGGGCACGCTGGCGCGACCGGGTGATCGCGTTCACCGAGGAACCGATCGTGATCGTGCTGAGCCACAGTGCGTTCGCGGGCGATCTGCCGCGCACACGCAGCGAGATCATGAACCGCTTGCGCGAGCAGCGGCCGCGGTTCCGAACGCGGTTGATCACCTACGATCTCGCCGCCAGCGGTCTCGCGTATCTGTTGGCAACACAGGACACCCGGCACGGTGGCACCTTCTGGGGCCTGACCGAACTCATGGGTGCGCTGGATTCCCAGTTCGTGTGTTGCTCGGGCCAGATGATCGACGCGATTCTCAGCGGCGAAGCGGACATCGCCTACAACGTGATTGGCTCGTACGCGCGGCAACGCCTCTCGGCGCTGCCGGCCGATCACCCGGGTTTCGTCATCCTCGAACCCGAGGATTACACCCTGCTGATGCTGCGCAGCGCGCTGATTCCGATCACCGCCGACGCCGCCGCCGCGGCTGGGCGCTTCATCGACTTTCTGCTGTCCGACACCGGGCGCGTGCACTTGCGCGACGATGCCGGCCTGCCACCCTTGCCCACGCGACAAGACACGCGTGCGCCGTCGAGCCGTCCGATCAAACTGGGGCCGGGCTTGTTGGTGTTTCTCGATCGTCTGAAGAAACGCCGGTTCCTCCAGACCTGGCAGGACGCGACGCAGCGCCAAAACGAGGTGCGTAGCGACTGA
- a CDS encoding sensor histidine kinase: MNRTAVAPDAGPSLRYRLLAMLLAAFLLLALGLYTGTRAIAENAADRVQDHTLAASLNAVAEQLSVVDGEVSVDLPYAALALLGAAGDDRVFYRVSLQPGGELTGYADLPHAVTEARDQPRFQTRDYRGDPVRIASTQRAVFNRNGVATVTLSIAQSRDSHTEIIDRISRNAAALGAAFLLSAVVLAWFAIGGALAPLGRLSDALRTRRAHDTAPLALRVPRDIAPVVGSLNGFLQRLRTTLNNTETLIADAAHRVRTPLTAVKAQAQLALRHAEHPEQRDRLRNLLRAVDQTARSTDQILDHAMVTFRSDSVDHATQREHSDTVALLHNAITELRYAAEQRDIALQITVPPAPQTLELDPILVTEALRNVIDNAIKYSPTESEVAISLTAHAEHLDIAVADHGCGIADADTARVRERFVRGSNAGNVVGSGLGLTIVEQVMQAHGGSLAISARHGGGTVVTLRFPRARS, from the coding sequence ATGAACCGCACCGCCGTCGCGCCCGACGCCGGCCCGTCGCTGCGGTACCGACTGCTGGCGATGCTGCTCGCGGCCTTTCTGCTGCTTGCTCTCGGCCTCTACACGGGCACGCGAGCGATCGCCGAGAACGCCGCCGACCGGGTGCAGGACCACACCCTTGCCGCGTCCTTGAACGCCGTCGCCGAGCAGCTGAGCGTGGTCGACGGCGAAGTCAGCGTCGACCTGCCCTACGCCGCCCTGGCCTTGCTGGGGGCCGCCGGCGACGACCGGGTGTTCTACCGGGTGTCGTTGCAGCCCGGCGGCGAACTGACGGGCTACGCCGACTTGCCACACGCCGTCACCGAGGCCCGCGACCAGCCGCGTTTTCAGACCCGCGACTACCGCGGGGACCCGGTGCGCATCGCCAGCACACAACGCGCGGTGTTCAACCGCAACGGCGTGGCAACGGTCACCCTCTCCATCGCCCAGAGCCGCGACAGCCACACCGAGATCATCGACCGCATCTCGCGCAACGCCGCAGCGCTCGGCGCGGCCTTTCTGCTCTCTGCAGTCGTGCTGGCCTGGTTTGCGATCGGCGGCGCCCTCGCCCCGCTCGGCCGCCTGAGTGACGCGCTCCGCACCCGACGCGCCCACGACACGGCGCCGCTGGCCCTGCGGGTGCCCCGTGACATTGCCCCCGTTGTCGGGTCATTGAACGGTTTTCTCCAACGCCTGCGCACCACGCTGAACAACACCGAGACCCTGATCGCCGACGCCGCACACCGGGTTCGCACGCCGCTGACGGCGGTCAAGGCGCAGGCCCAACTGGCGTTACGTCACGCTGAGCACCCGGAACAGCGGGACCGCCTGCGCAACCTGCTGCGGGCCGTTGATCAAACGGCGCGATCGACCGATCAGATTCTCGATCACGCGATGGTCACGTTCCGCAGCGACAGCGTCGACCACGCCACACAGCGCGAGCACAGCGACACGGTGGCCTTGTTGCACAACGCCATCACCGAGTTGCGCTACGCCGCCGAGCAACGTGATATCGCACTCCAGATCACGGTGCCGCCAGCCCCGCAGACGCTCGAGCTCGACCCGATACTCGTGACCGAGGCGCTGCGGAACGTGATCGACAATGCCATCAAGTATTCACCCACCGAGTCGGAAGTCGCGATCAGCTTGACCGCCCATGCCGAGCATCTCGACATCGCCGTCGCCGACCACGGTTGCGGCATTGCCGACGCTGACACCGCACGCGTGCGCGAGCGCTTTGTCCGTGGCAGCAACGCCGGCAACGTTGTGGGCTCCGGTCTGGGTCTGACCATCGTCGAGCAGGTCATGCAGGCCCACGGGGGCAGTCTTGCCATTTCGGCGCGCCACGGCGGTGGCACCGTTGTCACCCTCCGTTTTCCGCGGGCACGTTCATGA
- a CDS encoding response regulator transcription factor — protein QPDNMHYLLVEDSEDIGQAVTARLSEQGHAVDWARTLAEADAVLAASGVDLIVLDIMLPDGDGRDFLARHRARADTTPVLVLTARSRVSDRVSVLDLGADDYLTKPFDIDELDARCRALIRRSSGGAREHFRVGTLVYDPLASTVTVDADVRPLRNRENRLLEVFFRANGRVLSKAHLLDSLFSLDADVSENTIEVYVGRLRQQLSGSGVRIETVRGAGYRLAGA, from the coding sequence CAGCCTGACAACATGCACTATTTACTGGTTGAGGACAGTGAGGACATCGGACAGGCGGTGACCGCACGGCTGAGCGAACAGGGCCACGCCGTGGACTGGGCGCGCACCTTGGCCGAGGCCGACGCCGTGCTGGCCGCGAGTGGCGTCGACCTGATCGTGCTCGACATCATGCTGCCCGATGGCGACGGTCGCGACTTCCTCGCCCGGCACCGGGCCCGCGCCGACACCACGCCGGTGTTGGTCCTGACCGCGCGCAGCCGGGTTTCGGACCGTGTCAGTGTGCTCGACCTCGGCGCCGACGACTACCTGACCAAGCCCTTCGACATCGACGAACTCGACGCGCGCTGTCGTGCCCTGATCCGGCGCAGCAGCGGGGGGGCACGCGAGCACTTCAGGGTCGGCACGCTGGTGTACGACCCGCTCGCCAGCACCGTCACCGTCGACGCCGACGTGCGACCGCTGCGCAACCGGGAAAACCGCCTGCTCGAAGTGTTCTTCCGCGCGAACGGGCGCGTGCTGTCGAAGGCACACCTGCTGGACAGCCTGTTCTCACTCGACGCCGACGTGTCGGAGAACACCATCGAGGTGTACGTCGGCCGCCTGCGCCAGCAACTCAGTGGCAGCGGCGTGCGCATCGAGACCGTCCGCGGCGCGGGCTACCGATTGGCCGGCGCATGA
- a CDS encoding BadF/BadG/BcrA/BcrD ATPase family protein has protein sequence MRTEPAAIAVDGGGSRCRAAAWVAGERYVVDVEGANITTDFERGVAAVIAATDRLAHALDADLARWTDVPVYLGLAGVTDSGVARAVADRLPFQRAQVQDDRPAAVRGALGTADGALVHCGTGSFFAVQRAGALRSAGGWGAVLGDHGSAMWVGREALTAVLDTHDGLVPATELTKDLLSRFGSPTGVVRFARDATPTALGALAPEVTRAAERGDACAVDILLRGAAGAVEVLEAMGWDDSLAIRLTGGLGPHYQPPLESDLGARVQAPAGTPLDGALSLAGDYAARCRADTADAAVLPNEGRGA, from the coding sequence GTGCGCACTGAACCCGCGGCGATCGCGGTGGACGGCGGCGGGTCGCGCTGCCGGGCGGCCGCGTGGGTCGCCGGCGAGCGGTACGTCGTCGATGTCGAAGGCGCCAACATCACGACCGACTTCGAGCGTGGCGTGGCAGCTGTGATCGCCGCAACTGACCGCCTGGCACACGCGCTCGACGCCGACCTGGCCAGATGGACCGACGTGCCGGTGTACCTCGGCCTCGCCGGTGTCACGGACTCGGGGGTTGCGCGCGCGGTCGCTGACCGGCTGCCGTTTCAGCGGGCACAGGTGCAGGACGATCGACCGGCTGCCGTGCGCGGCGCCCTCGGCACCGCGGACGGAGCGCTGGTGCACTGTGGCACCGGGTCCTTTTTCGCCGTGCAACGGGCCGGCGCGCTGCGCTCGGCGGGCGGCTGGGGCGCGGTGCTGGGCGACCACGGGTCGGCGATGTGGGTCGGCCGCGAGGCGCTGACGGCGGTGCTCGACACCCACGATGGCCTGGTGCCGGCGACCGAACTCACCAAAGACTTGCTGTCACGCTTCGGATCGCCGACCGGCGTGGTCCGCTTTGCCCGTGATGCCACGCCCACGGCCTTGGGCGCGTTGGCGCCCGAGGTGACCCGTGCGGCGGAACGCGGCGACGCCTGTGCCGTCGACATCCTGTTGCGCGGGGCGGCCGGTGCGGTCGAGGTGCTCGAGGCCATGGGCTGGGACGACAGCCTGGCGATTCGGCTGACCGGCGGGCTGGGCCCTCACTACCAACCCCCGCTGGAGAGCGACCTCGGGGCGCGTGTGCAGGCCCCGGCGGGCACACCGCTCGACGGTGCCCTGTCGCTCGCGGGCGACTATGCTGCGCGTTGCCGTGCCGACACGGCTGACGCTGCCGTTTTGCCGAACGAAGGTCGGGGTGCCTGA